The following proteins come from a genomic window of Salvia hispanica cultivar TCC Black 2014 chromosome 4, UniMelb_Shisp_WGS_1.0, whole genome shotgun sequence:
- the LOC125219352 gene encoding high-affinity nitrate transporter 3.1-like has product MAINRVIVATILLSCLAATCYAITFSSLQRTLDLDSSVQAGQVLKAGEDKITVSWKVNATYPAGTESSYKTVKVLLCYAPVSQKDRGWRKTVDLLKKDKTCQHTIVERAYSASDNSVTYTVKRDVPTATYFIRAYVYNAAGEEVGYGQTTNADKSANLFAVEAVTGRHVSLDIASACFSAFSVVSLFGFFFMEKRKAKASN; this is encoded by the exons ATGGCGATCAACAGAGTCATCGTTGCAACCATCCTGCTTTCGTGCTTGGCCGCCACTTGCTACGCCAtcactttctcttctctccAGAGAACCCTGGACCTCGACTCTTCAGTTCAAGCCGGCCAAG TTCTGAAGGCGGGAGAAGACAAGATAACCGTGTCGTGGAAAGTGAACGCCACATATCCCGCGGGGACAGAGTCGAGCTACAAGACGGTGAAGGTGCTGCTGTGCTACGCCCCGGTGAGCCAGAAGGACCGCGGGTGGAGGAAGACGGTGGACCTCTTGAAGAAGGACAAGACGTGCCAGCACACCATCGTCGAGAGGGCCTACTCCGCCTCCGACAACTCCGTCACCTACACCGTCAAGAGGGACGTGCCCACCGCCACCTACTTCATCAGGGCTTACGTGTACAACGCAGCCGGGGAAGAAGTCGGCTACGGCCAGACCACCAACGCCGACAAGTCGGCCAACCTCTTCGCCGTCGAGGCTGTCACGGGCCGCCATGTGTCGCTTGACATCGCCTCGGCTTGCTTCTCCGCCTTCTCGGTTGTGTCGCTCTTTGGATTCTTCTTCATGGAGAAGAGGAAGGCTAAGGCCTCCaactga